In one Sesamum indicum cultivar Zhongzhi No. 13 linkage group LG12, S_indicum_v1.0, whole genome shotgun sequence genomic region, the following are encoded:
- the LOC105175414 gene encoding non-specific lipid-transfer protein 1-like translates to CHLRLVTFSILFQFVTSMCRKVVYCLLWAMVLQVSAQSWSHANAFSCREASNLLSPCLAYLMGGYSSPTAECCQGVSALKNTVKGKADLRSCCECMKEDASGFHFIPERAAALPNICKVRLPVPLNPEGDYTDRCVSDGSELHAKNRKVKLERIIREQHVICRVGCNKKKNI, encoded by the exons GTAACCAGTATGTGTAGAAAGGTGGTTTACTGCTTATTATGGGCTATGGTTCTGCAGGTTTCAGCACAGTCGTGGAGCCATGCAAATGCCTTCTCCTGCCGAGAAGCCTCAAATTTGCTGAGTCCATGCTTGGCGTATCTGATGGGCGGATATAGTAGCCCGACCGCCGAGTGCTGCCAGGGCGTTAGCGCACTCAAGAATACGGTTAAGGGGAAGGCCGACCTCAGAAGTTGCTGCGAGTGCATGAAAGAGGACGCGTCCGGCTTCCATTTTATTCCCGAGAGAGCTGCGGCGCTCCCCAACATATGCAAAGTCCGTCTTCCTGTGCCCCTTAACCCTGAAGGCGACT ATACTGATCGATGTGTGTCTGATGGAAGTGAGCTGCATGCAAAGAACCGAAAGGTCAAATTGGAGAGAATTATAAGAGAGCAACATGTAATATGTAGAGTTGGCTGcaataagaagaaaaacatatGA